From Magnetococcales bacterium, the proteins below share one genomic window:
- the ssb gene encoding single-stranded DNA-binding protein, whose amino-acid sequence MASYSLNKVQLIGNLGADPEVRYTQAGKPVATLNVATSESWKDTQGEKKERTEWHRVVVFGKLAEIAQQYYRKGSKVYVEGRLQTRKWTDKQGVERYTTEVTLNEFGSQMFIVDSRSGGGTSQVPMPPIDVYNDSVPAMTGPPSAPPMGNADPAANRSATPASGNDFDRGVSFDDDIPF is encoded by the coding sequence ATGGCGTCCTACTCGTTGAACAAGGTCCAATTGATCGGCAATCTGGGCGCTGACCCGGAGGTGCGCTATACACAGGCGGGCAAGCCCGTTGCCACCCTGAACGTGGCCACCTCAGAATCCTGGAAGGATACCCAGGGTGAAAAAAAAGAGCGCACCGAATGGCACCGGGTGGTGGTTTTCGGCAAACTGGCCGAGATTGCCCAGCAATATTATCGCAAGGGCAGCAAGGTCTACGTGGAAGGGCGTCTCCAGACCCGCAAGTGGACCGACAAGCAGGGTGTCGAACGCTACACCACCGAAGTGACCTTGAATGAGTTCGGCAGCCAGATGTTCATTGTGGACAGCCGTTCCGGTGGTGGGACGAGTCAGGTTCCCATGCCCCCCATCGATGTTTATAACGACTCTGTTCCTGCCATGACCGGTCCTCCTTCGGCTCCCCCCATGGGCAATGCCGATCCCGCCGCCAATCGTTCCGCCACGCCTGCTTCCGGCAACGACTTCGACCGGGGTGTGAGCTTTGATGACGATATTCCCTTCTGA